A stretch of DNA from Kwoniella mangroviensis CBS 8507 chromosome 1 map unlocalized Ctg01, whole genome shotgun sequence:
gatgcGAAGGTATGTTTTCCATCAGCTGCGATATTCAGTTCTAATCCTAAGCTGACGTTATGCTATCTAGAAATTGGTAAAGAAGGAAcaaccgaagaagatggcgaCCACCGGAATTGTTGTAAGTGTTGCTCTACCCTTTGATAATCTGGGTAGCCACTGAAGTCTGTGCCCATCTAAAACAAGCGAAAGCGAGTTGGGAAAATTGAATCCCCTGGAGcatcggatgaagaagctgtatCCAAGGCAGAAGACGTAAGTTGAGCGACCCTAGCATATGTGACCATTGTTGCTGACGTGATATCAATCTAAGGACATAAACGATGAGGGGATCGCTACTGATACCGACGAACCTCGCATgacatcgaagaagagttcGTCAACAACCACCAAGGCTGCTTCCACCAAAAAAGTCAAAcctccaattcctcttctaaAACCAGCCGTTACCATGAAATCGACGAATACCAAATTACCCGCTCCTAAAGTGCCCAAAAACAAGATTCACCTTGCTCCGTCTTCAGGCTCCTCGGTTACTTCTGGCGTCAAGCCAACTGCAAAAGCCTCCACTGCTGCAAAGAAAGGTAATGGTAAATTCACTCCACTCTTGCCGAAGAGTTTCAGCATTGCACCATCCTCAGCATCATCGTCCTTCACCACTCCATCTGCCATCGTGGCCAAAAAGGCTCAAAATGCGTCcacgaagaagatcaaggagggtaaagaagaaaagTCGGatgacaaggaagagaaaacTGTCAAGAAATCTACAAAAGGTAAAGTAGAGAAGGTAAACATCAAGGAGGATAAGGCTTCTGTTAAAGCAACCATTAAACCTAAAGTAGAAGTGAAGAAAGGAAAACCTCAAGGTAACAGtacaaagaaggaaggaccAGCAGAGGATGCGGAGGATGAAATGGTCAGTGGCGACGAGGAGACCGAaagattggtgagtcagATGAACATTGTTGTGAAGTCCTGTAAAGCTAATTCAGTGCCCTGCTTTTAGTCTCTCGATCCTGGCTCATCTGACGAGGCTGGGGAATCCGGGAGTATCGCACAAAACATATCGGATCTGGAGTCCTCAAAAGTTGAAAGGCGAGCAGGAAACAGCTCAAGtggtagaagagatgaagctgatcaagcCGAGACTCCCGAGAAAAAGTCGAAGTCTAACTCTTCGAAGGGTCAAGGTAAAGCTGCTGCTCAAGAGGAAGCCTCCGACAAGAAtataaagagaaagatcagtGAAACCCAATTacccgaagaagatgagtcAGGCGAAGACGAGAAAAAAGATAGCGGAGAAGCTTTCGGATCAAAGGTCGAGGAGGATGCTtctggagatgatcaagagaggGCCTCGCAAGTAAGTTTACCACCATCCAGCCTGGTCGATTCCATTGATAGCTGAAAGCTTTTGAAAGCAGCATGGAGGATCAGAAGCCGGTTCTTCACAACTATCTGCCAGCTCAAAGCGAAAAGGCTCTGGCGGGAAGAAGGTCGTTAAAGCTGGCTATGCAGCTCCGAGAAGATCTGACGAGGTGAATTGTCTATCTCAGATGAACCGAGAGGATGGAGTAGCTAATGATTTGCCCCTGGTGAtagctcaagaagaaaagcTCATCTAAGGAAAAGGATGTCCCAAAGCAGGCAGAAGACGACgctgagatggatgttgatgaagacCAAGTAAGTGGCACAAAGTACAGTACATAGAAATGACATACGGAGAGGTGCTAACACTTTAGCCATCTTAGCCATTCTCGCCTGCAAAAGAGGAGAGTAGCAACATTCAGCTCGTGGCTTATCCAGTTAGTCAGCTATTTGactgatcactcacgattTTACCGCAGTACGGCTGATCTTGCGATAACGTGCAGACTCCCGTCACTCCACCCAAACGAAAGGAagtctcatcaccttctacccCATGCCCCTCGCCCAAAAGAACACCTTCGGCTACTAAGATTCCCTCATCTGTCAGAGGGTCAattatctcttatcttctgGACTCAAAATTTACCAAAACTCTGGCTTTCACATCGATCGAGACGCCCACATACAATTCTACGAAGTTGGCAAGACATTGGAGAGAGGTACTGGCTCCTGAGCTCCAGAAGCATTTTGAAGGTAAATCAccgaagaaaggaaaagcgTCGATCGACAAGGGTTTGAGAATCAAGATCTGGGAATTGGTGACTAAGAATTACGAAAAAGTAGACTGGAAAtccatcgaagaagagaatcaagagtTTACTACTACCAAACTGAAGAGACATTTCAGAGAAGCTATGGTCAAAGAGGGTAAGAAGTATATCGAGAGCTGTTAAGTGAGTTCACAACTGAACAGAAGATGACGTCCAGATGTTATTCAAATATTTCTCACTCAAATATTTCTCACTCAAATATTTCTCACTCTATATATCATCCCCatacaatcatcttcttggtcAACATCCATATCGACTTCTGCTCTATTCACGCAATATACATATCTATATACCCGCATACGCTTTTGCTTTCGATTTCATATTTCAACGAGAATTCTGAATATAGCCATGTTTATCATTTTACCGCTTATACTCGTAACGAGGTTTATCAAGATTGCTTACCATCCAAATTCGACTGTATATAATacgatatatatacccatgCATGTGAAGTACTTCATCTACAACCTATACTTCATAGTCCCTCTTGCCCTCGTCAACCCCATCATCCTGAAATATCCAAGAACCAATAACCGAAAATCGCTTCTTTCATGTCTGTCCTATTATttctttgtttgttttgtttATACCGACTTGACGGGATTAGCAATGACAGACCAAGGATGTTCAATTTCACCAATTTGAATGGCTGTCATCCTATCCAACAACCCTTTGGCGATGGATCCTAAACCGTCGGGACCGGTGGGTATCTCGATGTCTCTACCTTCGTATCCGATCCTAACAAAGTGAGTAGAAATAAGCAAAATCGCTCTGATTTCTGAACGCAGTTTGGGTTCAAAATATTTGTTCTGTGATATTGAGCTCACTTATCAACGGCGGAAACAATCGCAGCTGTACCTGTACCGAAAACCTCCACCAAAGTACCGTTCTTTTCAGCTTCTACTAGATCGGCCATTATCAATTTACGTTCTGAGACGACGAGATTTTCAGGTAGGCCAGGGATCTTGTCGCCGTTGGCGTGGGCTCGAGCAAGGGCCAAAGCACTATCGGTAGATTAGATTGCAATTAGAATAAACCAATATTCGTTTTTTCTGGTAGGTGGCAGCAACTCGATGGAACAGGTAGGGTGGGAATGAGGTggaatggaagaggatgtgataTGAAATACTTACGAGTCTCTGGTTACTCCTGGTAAGACAACATCATCCAATGGTGGAGTAACAAGTTCGACAGCTGAGTGTGGACCCATGCAGAATAATCAGAAATGGTTGTGCATGGAATTATAAGAAGATATGACGAGTAGCACTCACTTCCATCGGGTTTCTTGAAGGCTACGAACAAGTTCATAGTTCCGACCTATCAACGAATGGGAATCAAATCACAATTTCACATTTCCAAAGAAAGGGCcggctgactcacctcggtCAAAGCATGTTCTTCACCTAACAGCCACAAATTCTGACTATAACCTTCTTTGGCAGCTTCAGCCTGAGGTACGACACCAGGTGCGTAGCTATGATGATCGCAATACAGGATTAGCATAGTCAATAAATCACCAAGCTAGATCAAACGGAGAACATAACTTGACTTACTTCGCACCGAGCTTGTATCCACCTGTTCCACCTGGAGCGGCCCTAACGAATTTGGTGGTGGCCAATAACTGAACGGGCTTGAATCCTGAGGCGTAATATGGGCCGACCTGGTTTTGGAAACCAATTCAGTATTGCTCTGCGCTGCACTTGTAGATAATGGATGATCACTTATTCGAATTTATTGGGAGAAGTGATGCTAGAGACTGAGAAGTACTGAATGCGCTGAGCACATTGGAACTCACAGGTGAACAGATGACGAATAACATAGCATCTGAACTTGGTCCTACACCTAAAGCATTCTGGGTACCTATCAATGTTGGACCTGTTTCACATCACAtgacatatcagctatctaGCGGTTCTCAAAAGCGATGTAGCTGAGTGACAAGATATACTTACGGATGTAAAGTGAATATCCGGGTTCTTTAGGAATCCATTCAGAGTCTAACACGACgagcttcttgatcaattcaatcagAGCTTCACCGTCGAATGTCTGTTCATGCGAACAAACACGATCAGCTTGAGGTCGCTGTGTATCAATCGCCAGCTGACTTACAGGAAGGGCTATCCTAGCGGCGCTCTACAGCAAGGGTAGATAGCAAACTTTTCATCAATTCCTGCTTTATCTGTATCTGATTGGTATAGACACCCACTCGGTTCATTCTTGCCATATTCATATCTGGTCTGAACAACCTGACGGTCCCGTCCTCTTGTCGGTAGGCTTTCATACCTTCGAACCTATTTAATCGAGCACATCAGTAAATGGTATCACCGACGGGAGATGAGATAAAGATCTGAGGTAAGCCTTACAATGTGAAAGCATAGTGGAATACAGTAGATGAAGGATCAAGTTCCAAAGGAGCATCTATAATCGGAGGTCAACAATGAAAAATTGACACCAAACGTTGATATCGTTGATATTGGTAGACAGACGTACAAGGTTTGATCTCAGGTGTACCCCATCCATTAGCAGAGTTCCAATTGACAGTCAACATATGATCTGTGAATGTCTTTCCAAAGACCAATTTTGAGGGAGGTAAAGGGGTTTTGGGTGAGGTCGTCTTGGTGATTTTCATCAATGATGCCTGAGAcaggttcatcatccatcactatTAGCTATGTAACCCTCGCGATGCTTCTGCAtaggtatatgtatatgcCAAACTGGGAATCGGACGCACATCCAAATCAGGTGTCTGAATAATTTCACCCGTCATGACATCTCTCATAGGTTGAGGATTCCTCTTATAACCCCTTGTTTGGGATGCGACCATAGCTGGTCGGACGATGCTGCTGACATTGTTGTGGGCGAGTTGACGGGTGGTCAAGCGGGTGAGAGAGCGTAAAGGAGCGATTCGCGACATGCTGCCGAGGTGATGGGGGAGTAGTATtgaggagagaggatatggagattGCTAGAtaggtgtatatatatgtccaGAGGTGATGCTATGCCATGTCTTTATTTATTTCG
This window harbors:
- a CDS encoding branched-chain amino acid aminotransferase; translation: MSRIAPLRSLTRLTTRQLAHNNVSSIVRPAMVASQTRGYKRNPQPMRDVMTGEIIQTPDLDASLMKITKTTSPKTPLPPSKLVFGKTFTDHMLTVNWNSANGWGTPEIKPYAPLELDPSSTVFHYAFTLFEGMKAYRQEDGTVRLFRPDMNMARMNRSAARIALPTFDGEALIELIKKLVVLDSEWIPKEPGYSLYIRPTLIGTQNALGVGPSSDAMLFVICSPVGPYYASGFKPVQLLATTKFVRAAPGGTGGYKLGANYAPGVVPQAEAAKEGYSQNLWLLGEEHALTEVGTMNLFVAFKKPDGTVELVTPPLDDVVLPGVTRDSALALARAHANGDKIPGLPENLVVSERKLIMADLVEAEKNGTLVEVFGTGTAAIVSAVDKIGYEGRDIEIPTGPDGLGSIAKGLLDRMTAIQIGEIEHPWSVIANPVKSV